In Chitinophagales bacterium, one DNA window encodes the following:
- a CDS encoding sulfatase-like hydrolase/transferase, with product MKYILPLIILFCSYQSFASCTLPAPNGFKTTDVASCQLSVKWKKVNGAVAYHLQYKPIAAGNWIPLNAIGNVTAYTITGLAASTAYDIKVVAVCASNEEGAFSPVVSAVTTACSTPTNLAVSGITSATATVSWSALCGATNFTLRYRKTGTSAWITLPGISSVTYQLTGLLPATDYQVRVRAKCGSKPSDYSAIVDFTTQSLSVPSRKNVLLVIIDDARFDSYAVTGAPTWFHDTSMSKIANEGVSFSLSFPAQSQCAPSRASITSGLYPHLHGVTDNPTQANSDTITQITLPQILHDNGYYTGLIGKYHVSKHPQPGYDYWMEMHGNDYTDTKYNLNGTTVTIPGHATDVVADSAIGFLKKVPADKPFYLWLAFAAPHTPQVPRPQDDGIFNNETMPVPLSPAKYTQNYPAFLYNCHNASNAAGLADYYEGYFELLYGVEVRLGNIFQELANEGLMDSTLIIFMSDNGYMIGEHQLFEKQLSYEESIKIPIFMRYPGLISAGTEINDNLAMNIDIAPTILDFAGITDTFGMQGVSLLKMMNNTVQRKEMLYEFFNKDCVPDIRAVRSLDFKYVKYNCSQITEELYDLNGDPLETTNLVNTPAYASVLQQYRDKLTFWRNYYQDFTWDSLYICSLTNPQRLTHTQGTPLTLLTTFPNPANSEIMIHFISSESAPVTLRVINTLGITVDEQLLSEPESELFITLPVDKLPSGNYHVVVQQGDNVYSTAFQRQ from the coding sequence ATGAAGTACATTTTACCCTTAATCATTCTTTTCTGCTCTTATCAAAGTTTTGCCAGCTGTACCCTTCCGGCGCCTAATGGATTTAAAACAACTGATGTTGCCAGCTGTCAGCTTTCCGTAAAATGGAAAAAAGTAAACGGTGCCGTTGCCTATCATCTGCAATATAAGCCAATCGCTGCCGGTAACTGGATACCATTGAATGCCATTGGTAACGTAACGGCTTATACCATAACCGGCCTTGCAGCCAGCACTGCTTATGATATTAAGGTTGTAGCAGTATGCGCATCTAATGAGGAAGGCGCTTTCTCTCCTGTCGTTTCAGCTGTTACAACAGCCTGCAGCACGCCAACCAACCTCGCAGTATCAGGTATCACCAGCGCCACTGCTACTGTCAGCTGGAGTGCGCTTTGCGGAGCCACTAATTTCACACTGCGTTACCGCAAAACGGGTACATCAGCCTGGATCACACTGCCCGGTATTTCATCTGTCACCTATCAACTCACCGGGCTCTTACCGGCAACAGATTACCAGGTGCGGGTGCGCGCCAAGTGCGGATCAAAGCCTTCGGATTATTCGGCTATCGTCGATTTCACCACCCAGTCATTGTCAGTTCCATCCAGGAAAAATGTGTTGCTCGTAATCATAGATGATGCGCGCTTCGACTCTTATGCTGTTACCGGAGCACCAACATGGTTTCATGATACTTCGATGTCGAAAATTGCCAATGAAGGGGTGAGCTTCTCATTGAGTTTTCCGGCGCAGTCACAATGTGCACCAAGCCGTGCATCCATAACCAGCGGACTGTACCCTCACCTGCACGGTGTAACAGATAACCCGACACAGGCTAATTCGGATACGATTACACAGATAACCCTTCCGCAGATTTTGCATGATAACGGATACTACACAGGACTTATCGGAAAATACCATGTATCCAAGCATCCGCAGCCGGGCTACGACTACTGGATGGAAATGCATGGCAATGATTATACCGATACAAAGTATAATCTCAATGGCACTACTGTTACGATACCCGGCCATGCCACTGATGTGGTCGCAGACAGTGCGATTGGTTTCCTTAAGAAAGTACCTGCCGATAAACCATTTTACCTGTGGCTGGCTTTTGCCGCTCCGCATACACCGCAGGTTCCGCGCCCGCAAGACGATGGTATTTTTAATAATGAAACAATGCCTGTACCGCTCAGCCCGGCCAAATACACGCAAAACTATCCTGCCTTTCTTTACAATTGCCATAATGCTTCCAATGCCGCAGGGTTGGCTGATTATTATGAAGGTTATTTTGAACTGCTCTACGGTGTGGAAGTACGGCTGGGAAATATTTTCCAGGAACTGGCCAATGAAGGCCTTATGGACAGCACGCTGATTATTTTTATGAGTGACAACGGATACATGATCGGCGAACACCAGCTGTTTGAAAAACAATTGTCGTATGAAGAATCCATTAAAATTCCCATATTCATGCGTTATCCCGGACTGATTTCAGCCGGCACGGAAATAAATGATAATCTCGCGATGAATATTGACATCGCACCTACCATACTGGATTTTGCAGGTATCACTGACACGTTTGGTATGCAGGGTGTTTCACTGCTGAAGATGATGAACAATACCGTGCAACGTAAGGAAATGCTTTACGAGTTTTTCAATAAGGATTGCGTGCCCGATATCAGGGCAGTAAGGTCGCTCGACTTTAAGTATGTTAAGTACAATTGCTCTCAGATAACCGAAGAACTGTATGATCTCAATGGTGATCCGCTGGAAACAACAAACCTGGTTAATACACCGGCTTATGCATCTGTATTGCAGCAGTACCGCGACAAATTAACTTTTTGGCGCAACTATTACCAGGACTTCACCTGGGATTCGCTGTACATCTGCAGCCTTACCAACCCGCAGCGGCTTACCCATACTCAGGGTACACCGCTTACATTGCTCACAACCTTTCCCAATCCCGCCAATAGTGAAATCATGATTCATTTTATTTCTTCCGAATCCGCTCCGGTAACTTTGCGGGTAATAAACACTTTAGGGATAACTGTTGATGAACAACTACTTTCCGAACCTGAATCAGAATTGTTCATCACCTTGCCCGTTGACAAACTTCCTTCCGGAAATTACCATGTCGTTGTACAGCAGGGAGATAATGTATACTCAACAGCCTTTCAACGACAATAG
- a CDS encoding T9SS type A sorting domain-containing protein, with product MLVRLFNKSIYTLTAIGLWLLVFSQPVKSQTYNAVDWGTYFNDNVNYPDYMYELDDLVDQLIVDENKPENIYLVSQSKAPPKIDVSICDGEIMDLGGGDGYVAKYNRCGDLIWSVYIGDFIQCIALDKENGIPVFYVAGKKGFVVDPVTAVACDGSIAPVFQPEAADKDDAFIAKFIDNGTSASLLRWTYFGGKTASGSKLAPDNILGIAVNRHTVFVTGTTKSIHLDTLAQHAGDTTLDESGDAFFAVFDSLLSSLEFFSYIGGPGNDRCHDIIVYDNGTAPADVFISGTTDSPSDIASGTGFDQTYNTGTDAFLCQWDDDDNDGIFKQKWGTYLGGSKYDHGRQMAIDADGNALITLWGQSSDLPVTEKAYDKNFGIPGQQNDGSDASIFKISNSGSLMSCTYFGGNRDETVNGLVVFRKQQKQYVIISGLTKTPGDQFPSKYPIQTSLNGTNSTNFYDAYIAVLNDPVTAQQKLMFSTFFGGSAEEGQKTGASYHPVIALGPNNELYFSVATTSTDFNTVIGNNFQQLINNYNGESDAFLAKLINLDAGKQYDCPGPLKAIIQSDDFPADENVLSVSPNPFADDFTVKFIADADEHGTIQIFSCYGNKVMDEQTGIVRGMNYMHVDLSKEPAGLYLLYINNGKKQMLQKVIKQN from the coding sequence ATGTTAGTCAGACTATTCAATAAGAGCATATACACACTGACTGCTATAGGATTATGGCTGCTGGTATTCAGTCAGCCGGTGAAATCTCAGACCTATAATGCAGTTGACTGGGGTACCTATTTCAACGATAACGTCAACTACCCGGATTACATGTATGAACTGGATGACCTGGTTGATCAGTTGATTGTGGACGAAAATAAACCTGAAAATATTTACCTGGTGAGTCAAAGCAAGGCCCCTCCTAAAATTGATGTCTCCATTTGTGACGGAGAAATTATGGACCTCGGAGGCGGCGACGGCTATGTGGCGAAATATAACCGTTGTGGCGATCTTATCTGGTCGGTTTACATTGGAGATTTCATTCAATGTATAGCACTGGATAAAGAAAATGGAATACCTGTTTTTTATGTAGCCGGTAAAAAAGGGTTCGTGGTAGATCCTGTAACGGCAGTGGCCTGTGATGGAAGCATAGCACCGGTTTTTCAGCCGGAAGCTGCAGACAAAGACGATGCATTTATTGCTAAATTTATTGATAATGGCACATCCGCATCTCTCTTGCGCTGGACCTATTTCGGCGGAAAGACAGCAAGCGGGAGTAAACTGGCCCCTGACAATATCCTGGGTATCGCTGTCAATAGGCACACGGTATTTGTGACGGGCACCACCAAAAGCATTCATCTTGATACGCTGGCACAGCATGCGGGTGATACAACACTCGATGAAAGCGGCGATGCTTTTTTCGCAGTGTTTGACAGCTTGTTAAGTTCATTGGAGTTTTTCTCTTACATCGGAGGCCCTGGCAATGACCGATGCCATGATATTATCGTTTACGACAATGGAACCGCTCCGGCTGATGTCTTCATCAGCGGGACTACGGATAGTCCTTCCGATATAGCATCCGGCACCGGTTTCGATCAAACCTATAACACCGGCACTGATGCGTTTTTATGCCAGTGGGATGATGATGATAATGATGGCATCTTTAAACAGAAATGGGGCACCTACCTCGGAGGATCGAAGTACGACCATGGCAGGCAGATGGCGATTGACGCCGATGGAAATGCATTGATAACATTGTGGGGACAAAGTAGCGATCTGCCGGTAACTGAAAAAGCATATGATAAAAACTTTGGTATTCCCGGACAACAGAATGATGGCAGCGATGCTTCCATCTTTAAAATTAGTAATAGCGGAAGCTTGATGTCTTGCACCTACTTTGGCGGCAACCGTGATGAAACGGTGAATGGCCTGGTTGTTTTCAGAAAGCAACAAAAACAATATGTCATAATATCTGGGCTGACAAAAACACCCGGCGATCAGTTCCCATCCAAATACCCAATTCAGACATCGCTCAACGGCACCAACAGCACAAATTTCTATGATGCATATATAGCAGTGCTTAATGATCCGGTAACCGCTCAGCAGAAGCTGATGTTTTCCACATTTTTTGGCGGATCGGCAGAAGAAGGACAGAAGACTGGCGCCAGCTATCATCCTGTAATTGCACTCGGTCCAAATAATGAATTATATTTCAGCGTCGCGACCACAAGTACAGACTTCAATACCGTGATCGGTAACAACTTTCAGCAGCTGATCAATAATTACAACGGGGAATCAGATGCATTTTTAGCTAAACTAATAAACCTGGATGCGGGCAAACAGTATGATTGCCCCGGGCCGCTGAAAGCCATTATTCAGTCTGATGATTTTCCGGCAGATGAAAATGTATTGTCTGTGTCTCCCAATCCGTTTGCCGACGACTTCACTGTCAAATTCATTGCTGATGCTGATGAGCATGGGACGATACAGATTTTCAGTTGTTACGGAAATAAAGTGATGGATGAACAAACAGGTATTGTCCGCGGCATGAATTACATGCATGTTGATCTAAGTAAAGAACCAGCCGGATTGTATTTGTTGTACATCAACAACGGTAAAAAGCAGATGCTGCAAAAAGTGATCAAACAAAATTAA